One window from the genome of Sesamum indicum cultivar Zhongzhi No. 13 linkage group LG15, S_indicum_v1.0, whole genome shotgun sequence encodes:
- the LOC105178007 gene encoding transmembrane protein 53 yields the protein MAASARVFYSSNRHFTHSILLKDPPFRLPLRKTQQLRSAYRFSPLSLHSHSHLFSKLLYGPPFNSFPVFGAAHFSISSNYFDRVFFGAKNDSFSWNFAPGQSVNGRNNGNLVEDKGPEVAVVMLGWLGAKPKHLRRYIELYNAKGFHAVTFVASVMDVLSFDLGKKLEERIERFSHELASWLSKEDGRERFLIFHTFSNTGWLAYGAILDNLKDRQDLLEKIKGCVVDSGGDPNIDPKVWAAGFTTALLKKSSSATYPSPEAGGGTQLGSGANGSDMEGKEPLSLETLLLAAFEKLFSYLLNLPDINQRLTKIISGLRNNQPPCPQLYLYSTGDKVIPFQAIESFIEDQRRAGKQVFSFNFGSSPHVDHYRSFPDVYASQLENFFKECLTMVWKL from the exons ATGGCAGCTTCCGCCCGGGTTTTCTATTCTTCCAATCGCCATTTTACCCATTCCATCCTCCTCAAAGATCCACCTTTCCGACTCCCTCTCCGTAAAACCCAACAACTTCGCTCCGCATACCGATTCTCCCCACTCTCACTCCACTCCCACAGCCACTTGTTCTCCAAACTCCTATATGGCCCGCCGTTCAATTCTTTCCCGGTTTTTGGGGCAGCCCATTTCTCCATCTCCAGCAATTATTTCGATCGCGTTTTTTTTGGCGCAAAGAACGACTCTTTCAGCTGGAATTTCGCCCCCGGACAAAGCGTTAATGGTCGGAACAATGGGAATCTTGTTGAGGATAAAGGGCCTGAGGTTGCGGTGGTGATGTTGGGTTGGCTGGGTGCGAAGCCTAAGCACCTGAGGAGATATATTGAGCTGTACAATGCGAAGGGCTTTCATGCTGTTACTTTTGTGGCCTCTGTGATGGATGTGCTGTCGTTTGATCTGGGCAAGAAGTTGGAGGAGAGGATTGAAAGGTTCTCGCACGAGCTTGCGTCTTGGTTGTCCAAGGAGGACGGCCGCGAGCGCTTCTTGATCTTCCACACCTTCAGCAATACCGGTTGGCTAGC GTATGGTGCCATTCTTGATAATTTGAAAGATAGACAAGATTTACTGGAGAAAATTAAGGGATGTGTTGTAGACTCAGGAGGAGACCCCAATATAGATCCTAAG GTATGGGCTGCTGGGTTCACCACCGCCCTGCTGAAGAAAAGCAGCTCTGCTACTTACCCTTCGCCTGAGGCAGGAGGAGGAACACAACTAGGAAGTGGCGCAAACGGATCAGATATGGAAGGCAAGGAACCCCTTTCACTTGAAACCTTGCTGTTAGCGGCATTCGAGAAGCTCTTCTCCTACCTACTCAATTTGCCTGACATAAACCA GAGGTTGACAAAGATCATTTCTGGCCTGAGAAACAATCAGCCTCCCTGTCCTCAGCTCTATCTGTATAGCACAGGAGACAAGGTCATCCCATTTCAAGCCATAGAATCGTTCATCGAGGACCAGAGAAGGGCTGGGAAACAAGTGTTCTCTTTCAATTTCGGCTCGTCTCCTCATGTCGACCATTACCGGAGTTTCCCCGATGTATATGCTTCTCAGCTTGAAAATTTCTTCAAGGAATGTCTAACAATGGTATGGAAATTGTAG